The Nitrospira sp. KM1 genome includes a window with the following:
- a CDS encoding MotE family protein: MRTADRHLNRQAAAPRPALFASIRPIVVGSLVSMAVLSSWGIEYLVQASSNTGPSVPSSLTPPALPSAPAQARRAKPAEVDPLAPPPERVRATDASGTVMSKGDESSQAPGAALDAPREVLAMLDLRKQDLDKREESVKQAEERLLMLKSELERILTKIEAADKRKKDVKDKVEKTVADQQVKKEQQAAETRNQHQAQLAKMFETMGAEDAAARLEKMPDRKAIELLRLLKGKTAGSILAAVRPERAARLTEKLLTTP; this comes from the coding sequence ATGAGAACGGCGGACCGACATCTGAACCGTCAAGCGGCGGCACCGCGCCCTGCATTGTTTGCCTCCATCCGGCCGATCGTTGTGGGTAGCCTGGTCTCCATGGCCGTCCTTTCCTCGTGGGGAATTGAATATCTTGTCCAGGCTTCTTCGAACACCGGTCCCTCGGTCCCCTCGTCGCTGACTCCGCCTGCCCTGCCTTCGGCCCCGGCGCAGGCAAGACGCGCGAAACCCGCTGAGGTTGATCCGCTGGCTCCGCCCCCGGAGCGAGTCCGGGCGACGGACGCGTCTGGGACAGTGATGTCGAAAGGAGATGAGTCTTCGCAGGCGCCAGGAGCCGCGTTGGATGCCCCACGCGAGGTCTTGGCTATGCTGGATCTCCGCAAACAGGACCTCGACAAACGGGAGGAGAGCGTCAAACAGGCGGAGGAACGCCTACTCATGCTGAAGTCCGAACTCGAACGAATTCTGACAAAAATCGAGGCGGCTGATAAGCGAAAGAAGGACGTCAAGGACAAAGTCGAAAAGACTGTTGCGGACCAACAAGTCAAAAAAGAGCAGCAGGCTGCAGAAACACGCAATCAACATCAGGCACAACTGGCCAAGATGTTTGAAACGATGGGCGCCGAAGACGCGGCTGCACGATTGGAAAAAATGCCGGACCGGAAGGCGATCGAACTCCTCAGACTCTTGAAAGGCAAGACCGCCGGCTCCATTCTCGCGGCTGTCAGACCGGAGCGGGCAGCCCGCCTGACGGAGAAACTGCTTACGACTCCCTGA
- a CDS encoding flagellar export protein FliJ, with translation MNLGIIKTYRAQMEDRIQFECAELVKSLEAVQAVRTRLEADEERQAQDFLARARQGMTHAEACDHVASMDALASAICRTREREALIHEALRQKRGELLDASRERKKVELLEEREAVELARQADRRAQQAMDEVAGRQHHQRKDVA, from the coding sequence ATGAATCTCGGCATCATCAAGACCTACCGCGCGCAAATGGAAGACCGCATCCAGTTCGAATGCGCGGAGCTGGTCAAGTCGCTGGAAGCGGTACAGGCTGTTCGGACCCGTCTGGAAGCGGATGAAGAGCGGCAGGCACAAGACTTTCTCGCCAGAGCCCGCCAGGGCATGACGCACGCCGAGGCCTGCGATCACGTGGCGTCGATGGATGCACTGGCCTCGGCGATCTGTCGTACGAGAGAGCGTGAAGCGTTGATTCATGAGGCGTTGCGGCAAAAGCGCGGCGAGCTGCTGGATGCCTCGCGCGAGCGAAAGAAAGTCGAATTGCTTGAAGAGCGTGAGGCGGTGGAATTAGCCCGCCAGGCTGATCGCAGGGCTCAGCAGGCAATGGACGAAGTCGCCGGCCGTCAACATCACCAGAGAAAGGATGTCGCATGA
- a CDS encoding FliI/YscN family ATPase yields MNAAEALERTDTLAIHGRVAQAVGIVIEGYGPVTSIGEMCEITRENGLASVPAEVVGFRGDRILLMPLGDTRGIGPDSRLIMKGHPGEVPVGPQLLGRILNGLGEPIDGRGPIAGDQTYPLHAMPPDPLQRSRIVQPLDLGVRAINGLLTCGIGQRMGIFATSGVGKSVLLGMIGRYTTADVNVIALIGERGREVKEFLERDLTPQALARSIVVVATSDQPPLVRIRGALLATTISEYFRDCGKQVLLMMDSLTRLAYGQREIGLATGEPPTTKGYTPSVFALLPKLLERVGTGRGTGSITGLYTVLVDGDELSDPIAESARSILDGHIVLSRDLAARNHFPAIDILGSASRVMRDIIPAEQYAAARRIVELTAIYRRSEDLITLGAYKPGANKRLDQAVAASEAVNEFLRQDAGMPSDWTGSVDALMKLEQATR; encoded by the coding sequence GTGAACGCGGCTGAAGCATTGGAACGGACCGACACACTGGCCATACACGGCCGGGTGGCACAGGCCGTCGGCATCGTGATCGAAGGCTATGGGCCCGTCACGTCCATAGGAGAAATGTGCGAAATCACCCGCGAGAACGGACTGGCGTCGGTCCCTGCGGAAGTGGTTGGATTCCGCGGAGATCGCATTCTCCTGATGCCGCTCGGGGACACCCGGGGAATCGGTCCCGACAGCCGCCTCATCATGAAAGGGCATCCGGGAGAAGTGCCGGTCGGGCCGCAACTGCTTGGCCGGATCCTGAACGGGCTGGGCGAACCGATCGACGGCCGCGGACCAATCGCCGGCGACCAGACCTATCCGCTGCACGCCATGCCCCCCGATCCTCTTCAACGCTCCAGAATTGTGCAGCCGCTCGATCTCGGCGTGCGCGCCATCAACGGACTGCTCACATGCGGGATCGGCCAGCGCATGGGCATCTTCGCGACCTCGGGGGTGGGCAAGAGCGTGCTCCTGGGAATGATCGGACGGTACACGACCGCGGACGTCAACGTGATCGCCCTCATCGGAGAACGAGGTCGGGAGGTGAAGGAATTCCTGGAGCGAGATCTGACGCCTCAGGCGCTGGCACGGTCGATCGTCGTAGTGGCCACGTCCGATCAACCTCCACTTGTCCGGATCAGGGGGGCGTTGTTGGCCACGACGATTTCAGAATATTTCAGGGATTGCGGCAAACAAGTCTTGCTGATGATGGATTCGCTGACGCGTCTGGCCTATGGCCAGCGGGAAATCGGACTGGCAACGGGAGAGCCGCCCACGACCAAAGGCTATACGCCGTCGGTATTCGCTCTCTTGCCCAAACTCCTCGAACGAGTCGGAACGGGCCGTGGAACGGGATCGATCACGGGCCTGTACACCGTATTGGTCGATGGAGACGAACTGTCCGATCCGATCGCGGAGAGCGCGCGATCCATTTTAGACGGCCACATCGTTCTGTCACGTGATTTGGCTGCGCGCAATCATTTCCCCGCGATCGACATACTCGGCAGCGCCAGCCGGGTCATGCGCGACATCATACCTGCCGAGCAGTATGCTGCAGCGCGGCGCATTGTCGAATTGACGGCCATCTACAGACGGTCGGAGGATTTGATTACCCTAGGTGCGTACAAGCCTGGGGCAAACAAGCGGCTCGATCAGGCGGTGGCGGCGTCCGAGGCGGTGAACGAGTTTCTCCGCCAGGACGCCGGCATGCCCTCCGACTGGACCGGATCGGTCGATGCCCTCATGAAATTGGAGCAGGCCACACGATGA
- a CDS encoding response regulator, with translation MRSVAEDLGASSSTIGRGTSPDGALRTILVVDDEVSIRGLLMRILEQHGYSMTQAASGAEALTMLQNSPVDLLITDIKLPDTDGISLMKQAFQSDPKLTAVTMTGYGSVDVAVEAMKAGAADFLTKPFQADVVALTVKRLADLRRLRQENAVLKHELVRSGTIRFQHLALADFGNGGRIEGPDGLTDYERGLREGERRVTQAQDSTREQERIVLTSVTRTLEDLCRRVQQSAEQEVASLAFSIATKIVRQAGETTRELVLEQVRAALVHVAGSAVVQITVHPTDLPTVEAAKPHLTGERDRPVTIICASDPRIAPGGCVLHTANRLIDATLDMQLKRLGDAIQARGARERG, from the coding sequence GTGAGGTCCGTGGCTGAGGATCTCGGTGCCTCGTCGTCAACCATCGGCCGAGGGACCTCGCCGGACGGCGCGCTGCGTACGATCTTGGTCGTGGATGATGAAGTTTCCATACGAGGTCTGCTCATGAGGATTCTCGAACAGCACGGATATTCCATGACGCAGGCCGCATCCGGCGCGGAAGCGCTTACCATGCTGCAGAATTCTCCTGTCGACCTGTTGATCACGGATATCAAACTTCCCGATACGGACGGCATCAGTCTGATGAAACAGGCCTTCCAATCGGATCCCAAATTGACGGCCGTCACGATGACCGGATACGGGAGTGTGGATGTCGCCGTCGAGGCCATGAAAGCAGGTGCGGCGGATTTTTTGACGAAACCGTTTCAAGCCGATGTGGTCGCTCTGACGGTCAAGCGGCTTGCGGATCTCAGACGGCTGAGACAGGAGAACGCCGTGCTGAAGCACGAGCTGGTCCGGAGCGGGACCATCCGTTTCCAACATCTCGCTCTTGCGGATTTCGGTAACGGCGGACGTATCGAGGGGCCGGACGGGCTCACCGATTACGAACGTGGTCTGCGTGAGGGTGAACGTCGCGTGACTCAGGCCCAAGACTCGACGCGCGAACAGGAGCGCATTGTGCTGACATCGGTGACACGCACACTCGAGGATCTCTGCCGCAGGGTTCAGCAATCAGCCGAACAGGAGGTGGCCTCCCTCGCGTTCAGCATCGCCACCAAGATCGTGCGTCAGGCGGGGGAAACGACGAGAGAACTGGTTCTTGAACAGGTTCGGGCGGCGTTGGTGCATGTCGCCGGCAGTGCGGTCGTCCAGATCACCGTGCACCCGACGGACCTGCCGACCGTCGAAGCGGCCAAGCCACATTTGACCGGCGAACGTGACCGTCCGGTCACGATCATCTGCGCGTCGGATCCGCGTATTGCCCCGGGCGGATGTGTGCTGCACACGGCCAATCGTTTGATCGATGCCACGCTGGATATGCAACTCAAACGGCTGGGTGACGCCATACAAGCGAGAGGTGCACGTGAACGCGGCTGA
- the fliG gene encoding flagellar motor switch protein FliG, with amino-acid sequence MTKELTGEQKAAILLRAIGEDAAAQVMKSLGPKEIRKLGGYMKDTANITKEEEDLVMQEFEHASESGEVQFEGKEYIKAILVKALGPEKAARMLETINTKTYPGIEALKWIDAKALGQMLKVEHPQTVAVILAHLDIEQASQVLAGLPEGLRADTAMRLATMEEVQPDVLEALSQSLQHTLLANTGAQATSVGGTEVIANILTRLDKTTEGGIMTKIAERNQGLADSIRALMFVFDDLIKLDDRGMQELMKEVSKDDLPLALRGAGQEVKEKFFKNMSSRAAEMLKEDMEARGPVKVSDVEKAQQNILKVCRKLEEEGRIAVSGAGEELV; translated from the coding sequence GTGACGAAAGAACTGACGGGCGAACAAAAGGCGGCGATCCTGTTGCGCGCGATCGGCGAGGATGCCGCCGCCCAGGTCATGAAGTCATTGGGGCCGAAGGAGATCCGGAAGCTCGGCGGCTATATGAAGGATACCGCGAATATCACGAAGGAAGAGGAAGACCTCGTGATGCAGGAATTCGAACACGCGAGCGAGAGCGGTGAGGTGCAATTCGAAGGGAAGGAATACATCAAGGCGATCCTCGTGAAGGCGCTCGGGCCGGAGAAGGCGGCGCGGATGCTCGAAACGATCAACACGAAAACCTATCCGGGCATCGAGGCGCTCAAATGGATCGACGCCAAGGCGTTGGGACAGATGCTCAAGGTCGAGCATCCGCAGACCGTCGCCGTCATTCTCGCCCATCTGGACATCGAGCAAGCCAGCCAGGTCCTGGCCGGGCTTCCCGAAGGGCTGAGGGCCGATACCGCCATGCGGTTGGCGACCATGGAGGAAGTGCAACCCGATGTGTTGGAGGCACTGAGCCAATCGCTCCAGCACACTCTGCTGGCCAACACGGGCGCACAAGCCACCAGTGTGGGCGGCACCGAGGTCATCGCGAATATTCTGACACGGTTGGACAAAACCACCGAGGGCGGCATCATGACCAAGATTGCCGAGCGAAATCAGGGACTCGCCGACAGCATCAGGGCTCTGATGTTCGTCTTCGACGATCTCATCAAACTGGACGATCGCGGCATGCAGGAACTGATGAAGGAAGTGAGCAAGGACGATCTGCCCCTTGCGCTGCGCGGCGCGGGTCAGGAAGTCAAAGAGAAGTTCTTCAAGAACATGTCCAGTCGAGCCGCAGAGATGTTGAAGGAGGACATGGAGGCGCGCGGTCCTGTCAAGGTCAGCGATGTTGAAAAGGCGCAGCAAAACATCCTGAAGGTATGCCGGAAACTCGAGGAGGAGGGACGCATCGCGGTGAGCGGTGCGGGAGAGGAATTGGTGTGA
- the fliF gene encoding flagellar basal-body MS-ring/collar protein FliF — MLESLSRFTVSQRMIILLALAGSIAGLIAVGLWTQQPDMQVLFSNVSTEDASAIVDKLKELKVPYETTGGGGTILVPSAQVYDLRLQLAGAGLPHGGGVGFEIFDRSTLGMSEFVQKLNYRRALQGELARTVAQMAGVEKARIHLAVPERRLFSAEHDRARASVVVSLYSGQSLSKSQVQGIVHLVASSVEGLQARDVTVVDGQGRLLSSTATDDAVGLTNTQLEYQQALEKDTETRIQTMLERIVGANKAVVRVSSIVDFRKVETTEERYDPNGQVVRSEQRGQEKSTGVNGTTGGVPGVGSNVPPSTEQEPSQTSSTNSQTKNETVNYEISRTVSKIVEPTGTIKKLSVAVLVDGTYETAKAADGEKAAGTEQTRKYVPRSAEEMGRIEEIVKKAMGYSAERQDQVEVVNMQFGFADEGQQTGVESAPETRQAWAPYVRYAVGGGLFLVLLLFVVRPLLGMLAVASTPGAATDAPALPASVGQVEASLAGTKARGQIVDMARGNPDATAVVVKQWLKSGH, encoded by the coding sequence ATGCTCGAGTCGTTGAGCCGCTTTACCGTCAGTCAACGGATGATCATCCTGCTGGCGCTGGCCGGCTCGATTGCCGGACTCATCGCGGTGGGTCTCTGGACGCAGCAGCCGGATATGCAGGTGCTGTTTTCAAATGTCTCCACCGAAGATGCGTCTGCCATCGTGGACAAATTGAAAGAGTTGAAGGTGCCGTACGAAACGACCGGCGGAGGAGGGACGATTCTCGTGCCGAGCGCGCAGGTCTACGATCTCCGCCTGCAACTGGCAGGAGCGGGATTGCCGCACGGGGGAGGCGTGGGCTTCGAGATTTTCGATCGATCCACTCTGGGGATGTCGGAGTTCGTCCAGAAGCTCAATTACCGAAGGGCATTGCAGGGAGAGCTCGCTCGAACGGTGGCTCAGATGGCCGGCGTGGAGAAAGCCAGGATTCATCTCGCGGTACCCGAGCGGCGTCTGTTCAGCGCGGAACACGATCGGGCACGCGCCTCCGTCGTCGTTTCGTTGTATAGCGGCCAATCGTTGAGCAAATCGCAAGTCCAGGGCATCGTGCATCTCGTGGCCAGCAGCGTGGAAGGCCTGCAAGCGAGAGATGTGACGGTGGTGGACGGTCAAGGCCGCCTCTTGTCCAGTACGGCAACCGACGACGCGGTCGGTCTGACCAATACGCAACTCGAGTATCAGCAAGCGCTCGAAAAGGATACCGAGACACGCATTCAAACCATGCTGGAACGGATTGTCGGAGCGAACAAGGCGGTCGTGCGCGTATCCAGCATTGTGGATTTCAGAAAAGTCGAGACCACGGAGGAGCGATACGATCCGAACGGCCAGGTGGTCCGCAGCGAGCAGCGGGGACAAGAAAAGTCGACCGGAGTCAACGGCACCACCGGAGGCGTGCCCGGGGTCGGGTCGAACGTCCCTCCCAGTACCGAACAGGAACCTTCGCAGACGAGTTCTACCAACAGCCAGACGAAGAACGAAACCGTCAATTACGAGATTAGCCGCACCGTCTCGAAAATCGTCGAACCGACTGGAACCATCAAGAAGCTCTCGGTTGCCGTGCTGGTGGATGGAACCTATGAGACGGCGAAAGCGGCCGATGGAGAGAAGGCGGCGGGAACGGAACAGACAAGAAAATATGTGCCGCGATCGGCCGAGGAGATGGGACGGATCGAGGAGATCGTGAAGAAAGCGATGGGATATTCTGCTGAACGGCAGGATCAAGTCGAGGTCGTCAATATGCAATTCGGCTTTGCCGACGAGGGCCAGCAGACGGGCGTGGAGTCGGCGCCGGAGACACGCCAAGCCTGGGCGCCATACGTCCGCTACGCGGTTGGCGGCGGGCTCTTCCTGGTGCTCTTGCTGTTCGTCGTGCGCCCCTTACTGGGGATGCTGGCCGTGGCCTCGACGCCGGGCGCGGCGACGGACGCACCCGCTCTCCCCGCGTCCGTAGGACAGGTCGAAGCCTCTCTGGCCGGCACCAAGGCCCGCGGCCAGATCGTGGATATGGCGAGAGGCAACCCTGACGCGACCGCGGTCGTGGTGAAGCAATGGCTCAAGAGCGGACACTGA
- the fliE gene encoding flagellar hook-basal body complex protein FliE — protein MMDPIRIGSATLSTISPAVESPGSVVAEAGRAGGFLDQLKGAIAQANDVQLQASHAVDDLMTGKTQDIHRTMVALQEADISFQLMMQVRNKLVGAYEEIQRMQV, from the coding sequence ATGATGGATCCTATCCGTATCGGGTCAGCGACGCTTTCCACGATCTCGCCCGCGGTTGAATCGCCGGGTTCCGTTGTCGCCGAGGCGGGGCGGGCAGGAGGATTTCTCGATCAACTCAAGGGCGCAATTGCGCAGGCCAACGACGTGCAACTCCAGGCCAGCCATGCGGTTGACGATCTCATGACCGGCAAGACACAGGACATCCACCGGACGATGGTCGCGCTTCAAGAAGCCGATATTTCATTTCAGCTGATGATGCAGGTCAGAAACAAACTCGTCGGAGCCTATGAAGAGATTCAGCGCATGCAGGTGTGA
- the flgC gene encoding flagellar basal body rod protein FlgC — MDMTDSIAVSVSALDAQRRRLNVIASNLANAQSTKTAEGGPYRRRDVVFQSAPVGNHFHQVFRKVASGPTAHALDGVRVSKVIEDHKPGHQIYDPRHPDADPKGFVRLPNINVMEEMVNMIGASRSYEANVQAISATKAMWNRALDIGR; from the coding sequence ATGGACATGACCGATAGCATTGCCGTGTCAGTATCCGCGTTGGATGCCCAACGCAGGCGGCTGAACGTGATCGCCAGTAATCTGGCGAACGCCCAATCGACCAAGACTGCCGAGGGAGGGCCGTACCGCCGTCGGGATGTCGTCTTCCAATCCGCTCCGGTGGGGAATCACTTCCACCAGGTCTTTCGCAAGGTGGCGAGCGGGCCGACCGCCCATGCTCTCGACGGCGTGCGTGTCTCGAAGGTCATTGAAGACCACAAGCCCGGCCATCAGATTTACGACCCCCGCCATCCTGACGCCGACCCCAAGGGGTTCGTCCGTCTCCCCAACATCAACGTCATGGAAGAAATGGTCAATATGATCGGCGCGTCTCGGTCTTACGAAGCCAACGTGCAGGCCATCAGCGCCACGAAAGCGATGTGGAACCGTGCGTTGGACATCGGGAGGTGA
- the flgB gene encoding flagellar basal body rod protein FlgB — protein MNIFDKTMGLVERTLDLRGARNRLIASNIANEETPGYRATDLHFQEALSSAAQGRPPVSLVSTHGRHFGLRGPGAGQVTGRVAEVPAGDLPLDANSVNIELELAKLSDNAMQYNSAAAIMGIRLRQLMSAIRDAR, from the coding sequence ATGAACATTTTTGACAAAACCATGGGTCTGGTCGAGCGGACGCTTGATCTTCGCGGGGCCAGAAATAGGCTGATCGCATCCAACATCGCAAATGAAGAAACGCCCGGCTATCGGGCGACGGACCTGCACTTTCAGGAGGCGCTGTCTTCTGCCGCACAGGGACGGCCTCCCGTCAGCCTCGTCTCCACACACGGCCGCCATTTCGGTCTGCGGGGTCCGGGAGCCGGGCAGGTGACGGGACGAGTGGCGGAGGTGCCGGCAGGCGATCTGCCGCTCGATGCCAACTCCGTGAACATCGAATTGGAGCTGGCGAAATTGTCGGATAACGCCATGCAATACAACAGCGCCGCCGCGATCATGGGTATTCGTCTCCGGCAGTTGATGAGCGCGATCCGCGACGCGCGTTAG
- a CDS encoding sigma-54 dependent transcriptional regulator, translated as MNEGTLTELPGIPQECRTIVVADDDPSMRAALTETVRRLGFDVQVANDGQDALELALKTKPWLVLTDLKMPRLGGLDLVNELSRRLPAAHIVLMTAYGTVETAVEAMKHGASDYVLKPFSTDLLERIIGNLQSARENVPTSSAVSAGQRAILSQDPGMVRLLSTIEGVAASQATIMISGESGTGKELLARFIHSRSPRAHRPFVAVNCAALPDGLLESELFGYERGAFTGAVVRKQGKFEMAHTGTLLLDEISEMNLGLQAKLLRVLQEREVDRVGGREPVSVNIRVIATTNRLLHKEVEAGRFREDLFYRLNVFPITVPPLRERPTDIPLLARHFAKAASARNGLSFSSLSDGALARLHQHSWKGNVRELENVMERAVLLAGGTAIAPEHIAVDTQNSPALPGARPADETVPSGAGNGSGNGSLWEMERELIFQTLARTKENRTHAARELGISIRTLRNKLREYRQQDGALIADV; from the coding sequence ATGAACGAGGGAACGCTCACGGAATTACCGGGTATCCCGCAGGAGTGCCGTACGATCGTCGTTGCCGACGATGACCCATCGATGCGCGCGGCATTGACAGAAACGGTCAGACGGCTCGGATTCGATGTCCAGGTCGCAAATGATGGACAGGACGCCCTGGAGCTCGCGCTCAAGACCAAACCATGGCTGGTCCTGACGGATTTGAAAATGCCCAGGCTCGGAGGACTCGATCTCGTGAACGAATTGTCGCGGCGGTTGCCGGCCGCACACATCGTGCTGATGACCGCATACGGGACGGTGGAGACCGCCGTGGAAGCCATGAAGCACGGAGCCAGCGACTATGTGCTCAAGCCATTTTCGACCGATCTTCTCGAACGCATTATCGGCAACCTCCAATCGGCGCGGGAAAACGTCCCCACCTCGTCGGCAGTCTCTGCAGGTCAGCGGGCCATCCTCTCCCAGGATCCTGGCATGGTTCGTCTGTTGAGCACGATCGAAGGCGTGGCAGCCAGTCAGGCCACCATCATGATCAGCGGCGAAAGCGGGACCGGCAAGGAATTGCTCGCCAGATTTATTCACAGCCGAAGCCCGAGGGCGCATCGGCCGTTTGTTGCGGTCAATTGTGCCGCGTTGCCAGACGGTCTTCTGGAGAGCGAACTCTTTGGCTACGAACGCGGGGCGTTCACGGGCGCGGTCGTGCGTAAGCAGGGCAAGTTCGAAATGGCCCACACCGGCACCCTCCTCCTGGACGAGATCAGCGAAATGAACCTGGGCCTGCAAGCCAAGCTGCTTCGTGTGCTGCAGGAACGAGAAGTCGATCGAGTCGGAGGTCGTGAACCGGTCAGCGTGAACATACGTGTGATTGCGACCACGAACCGCCTTCTCCATAAGGAAGTCGAAGCCGGCCGGTTTCGTGAAGATCTCTTTTATCGTCTCAACGTATTCCCCATCACGGTTCCACCGCTCCGTGAACGTCCGACCGACATTCCATTGCTTGCCCGTCATTTCGCCAAAGCGGCCTCAGCGAGGAATGGATTGAGCTTTTCATCCCTCTCCGATGGCGCGTTGGCCAGATTGCATCAACATAGCTGGAAGGGAAACGTCCGGGAGTTAGAAAACGTGATGGAACGGGCGGTGCTTCTCGCTGGTGGAACTGCCATCGCTCCCGAACACATCGCCGTCGATACTCAGAACTCCCCGGCGTTACCGGGCGCGCGGCCCGCCGACGAGACGGTTCCATCGGGAGCGGGAAACGGAAGTGGAAACGGATCCTTATGGGAAATGGAGCGCGAGCTGATTTTTCAGACGTTGGCCCGGACCAAGGAAAATCGTACTCATGCCGCGCGCGAGCTCGGCATCAGCATTCGCACGCTCCGCAACAAACTCAGAGAATATCGCCAACAGGATGGTGCCCTCATCGCCGATGTCTGA
- a CDS encoding nitrogen regulation protein NR(II) produces MTVQAAPMLHDADLLQAAFRSFDGAAATLQQSYRALTSRLEQLDLELADRNETLKRNLRANEELREHLTAIVESLTTGILVTDAQGTVTRCNRAGEQLLGLSRDNILGRPLAACLGESGLDSDEYPLTTKNGATATLAQKPLCDVEGQPAGGLTLIQDVSAVHQLEARLQRRDRLAAMGEMVGRIAHEIRNPLGSIELFASILRRDLKDQESLKGYAEHISSAVQLLDRLLSNLLLYTKPDCSKGDRHMTEALFIDALTLAAHAIANARLDIKMQVDPSVSHLWCDAGQIKQSLLNLILNAVQAMPDGGTLTLAATAEENQRTGHRCIRLSVTDTGIGIPTSHQARIFDPFFTTRDEGTGLGLAIVHAIVEAHGGRIDVHSTVGQGTTFTMILPFREHGSTGGLPDHQVRAAASSDSEMSGQGNDTEEISA; encoded by the coding sequence ATGACCGTGCAGGCAGCTCCGATGCTCCATGATGCCGATCTGTTGCAAGCGGCGTTTCGCAGTTTCGATGGTGCGGCGGCCACCTTGCAGCAATCCTATCGAGCGCTGACGTCACGACTGGAACAGTTGGACCTGGAACTCGCGGACAGAAACGAGACGCTCAAACGGAACCTACGGGCCAATGAAGAGTTGCGAGAACATCTGACGGCGATCGTGGAGTCGTTGACGACCGGCATCCTGGTGACCGACGCCCAAGGTACCGTGACGCGGTGCAACCGGGCGGGGGAGCAACTGCTGGGCTTGTCACGTGACAACATTCTTGGGCGGCCGCTTGCCGCATGCCTCGGTGAATCCGGTCTGGACTCCGACGAGTATCCGTTGACGACGAAGAACGGGGCGACGGCCACATTGGCCCAGAAGCCCTTGTGCGATGTGGAGGGGCAACCGGCCGGGGGCCTGACGCTGATTCAGGATGTCAGCGCCGTGCATCAATTGGAGGCTCGGCTCCAGCGGCGCGACCGCTTGGCCGCGATGGGCGAGATGGTGGGCCGGATCGCCCATGAGATCAGAAATCCACTCGGCAGCATCGAATTATTCGCGTCGATCCTACGCCGGGATCTGAAGGATCAAGAGAGCCTCAAGGGCTATGCCGAACACATTTCGTCGGCAGTGCAACTGCTGGATCGCCTCCTCTCGAACCTCTTATTGTACACGAAGCCGGATTGCTCGAAAGGCGACCGGCACATGACCGAGGCGCTGTTCATCGATGCCTTGACCCTGGCTGCCCATGCCATCGCCAATGCGCGGCTCGATATCAAGATGCAAGTGGATCCATCGGTCTCTCACCTGTGGTGCGATGCCGGACAGATCAAGCAATCGTTACTCAACCTCATTTTAAACGCGGTCCAGGCCATGCCGGACGGGGGCACTCTGACGCTGGCGGCGACCGCGGAGGAGAACCAACGGACGGGGCACCGTTGCATCCGCCTGTCGGTGACCGACACCGGCATCGGCATTCCGACCAGTCATCAGGCGAGGATTTTCGATCCGTTCTTTACGACGCGAGATGAGGGAACGGGCCTCGGGCTCGCCATCGTCCATGCCATCGTCGAAGCGCACGGGGGGCGGATCGACGTACATAGCACAGTAGGACAGGGCACGACCTTCACGATGATTCTTCCGTTCCGCGAGCATGGCTCGACGGGCGGATTGCCGGACCACCAGGTCAGAGCGGCAGCCTCATCCGATTCCGAAATGTCCGGACAGGGGAATGACACGGAGGAGATATCAGCATGA